In one window of Frigoriglobus tundricola DNA:
- a CDS encoding histidine kinase: protein MSAIPDVLHDLAPTTLPNRRSERFDGAGYEVPLTRFDPADREILEHVYQTVNGLPQLWYPMRDAPDYPALEEYIRRVGRGPLLADAGRLGRALAGDAAVRKAVHDVRGGGLTVLLGTADLLGLVPGDRDLIRRCVDAARDHAKIMRNLFPDLDPVVRAADEATKAHGIDHFTAKWDGMATRGPAGPVSVGVRCAFAGAISARCLETSSIDRVVYNYVNNAVRFAAGGAVTVWIFPVAAGLTRWVVQNAIAPDQAAFLGERTGADLGRLFAGGITRGGTGVGLANCAEIVADCFGLSSPTEAVARGYLGAATRDTDYYSWFHWPTYEPGADRLAAAV from the coding sequence ATGTCCGCTATTCCCGACGTCCTGCATGACCTGGCCCCGACCACGCTGCCGAACCGCCGCTCCGAACGGTTCGACGGAGCCGGTTACGAGGTCCCCTTGACCCGGTTCGATCCCGCCGACCGCGAGATACTCGAACACGTGTATCAAACCGTCAACGGGCTGCCGCAACTTTGGTACCCGATGCGCGACGCCCCGGACTACCCGGCACTGGAAGAATACATCCGACGGGTCGGTCGCGGCCCCCTCCTGGCCGATGCCGGGCGCCTGGGGAGGGCACTCGCCGGGGACGCGGCGGTCCGTAAGGCGGTACACGACGTCCGCGGGGGCGGGTTGACCGTACTGCTCGGCACGGCCGACCTACTCGGCCTGGTGCCGGGGGACCGGGACTTGATCCGCCGGTGCGTGGACGCGGCCCGGGACCACGCCAAGATCATGCGCAACTTGTTCCCCGACCTCGACCCGGTGGTCCGCGCGGCGGACGAGGCCACCAAGGCCCACGGGATCGACCACTTCACCGCCAAGTGGGACGGGATGGCCACCCGCGGCCCGGCCGGGCCGGTGTCCGTCGGCGTAAGGTGCGCGTTCGCCGGGGCCATCTCGGCCCGGTGCCTGGAGACCTCGAGCATCGACCGGGTGGTGTACAACTACGTGAACAACGCGGTCCGGTTCGCGGCCGGCGGGGCGGTGACGGTGTGGATCTTCCCGGTGGCCGCCGGGCTCACCCGGTGGGTGGTCCAGAACGCGATAGCTCCCGATCAGGCGGCGTTCCTGGGCGAGCGCACCGGCGCCGACTTGGGGCGCCTGTTCGCGGGCGGGATCACCCGCGGGGGCACCGGGGTCGGGCTGGCCAACTGCGCCGAGATCGTGGCCGACTGCTTCGGCCTGTCCTCGCCGACCGAGGCGGTCGCGCGGGGCTACCTCGGGGCCGCGACGCGGGACACGGATTACTACTCCTGGTTCCACTGGCCCACATACGAGCCGGGTGCGGACCGCCTCGCGGCGGCGGTCTGA
- a CDS encoding Gfo/Idh/MocA family protein — MIGYGFMGRAHSNAYKQVGQFFPSQHEVLLKAACARNEAEVKKFAAQWGYESTETDWRKLVARPDIDVIDICTPNNMHKEIALAAAAHKKAILCEKPLAMNTAEGREMVAAVEAAGVPNMVWYNYRRIPAVTLAKKLIDEGRLGRIFHYRAKFLQDWTIKADLPQGGQGLWRLDVAAAGSGVSGDLLAHCIDTSLWLNGRLDSVCAMTETFVKERLHNLTGKVEKVGIDDACTFMGRYANGSLANFESTRYARGHKAAYTFEINGENMSLFWDLHDLHRLQVFDYKDEGKIRGWKSVHVTDNSPDHPYMANWWVPGLAIGYDASFTHQVADFIQGLETGTPAAPTFRDALETQAVLDAVLESARSEKWVTVAKD; from the coding sequence ATGATCGGGTACGGGTTCATGGGCCGCGCCCACTCGAACGCGTACAAGCAGGTCGGTCAGTTCTTTCCGTCGCAGCACGAAGTGCTGCTGAAGGCCGCGTGCGCGCGCAACGAGGCGGAAGTCAAGAAGTTCGCCGCGCAGTGGGGGTACGAGTCCACCGAGACCGACTGGCGGAAGCTGGTCGCGCGGCCCGACATCGACGTGATCGACATCTGCACGCCGAACAACATGCACAAGGAGATCGCGCTCGCCGCCGCGGCGCACAAGAAGGCGATCCTGTGCGAGAAGCCGCTGGCGATGAACACCGCCGAGGGCCGCGAGATGGTCGCGGCCGTGGAAGCGGCCGGCGTGCCGAACATGGTGTGGTACAACTACCGCCGCATCCCCGCGGTCACGCTCGCGAAGAAGCTCATCGACGAGGGCCGGCTCGGGCGCATCTTCCACTACCGCGCGAAGTTCCTCCAGGACTGGACCATCAAGGCCGATCTGCCGCAGGGCGGGCAGGGGCTGTGGCGCCTCGACGTGGCCGCGGCCGGCAGCGGCGTGAGCGGCGACCTGCTCGCCCACTGCATCGACACCTCGCTCTGGCTGAACGGCCGCCTGGACAGCGTGTGCGCGATGACGGAGACGTTCGTGAAGGAGCGGCTGCACAACCTGACCGGGAAAGTGGAGAAGGTGGGCATCGACGACGCCTGCACGTTCATGGGCCGCTACGCGAACGGCTCGCTGGCGAACTTCGAGAGCACCCGGTACGCCCGCGGCCACAAGGCGGCGTACACGTTCGAGATCAACGGCGAGAACATGTCGCTGTTCTGGGACCTGCACGACCTGCACCGGCTCCAGGTGTTCGACTACAAGGACGAGGGCAAGATCCGCGGGTGGAAGAGCGTCCACGTGACGGACAACAGCCCGGACCACCCGTACATGGCGAACTGGTGGGTGCCGGGCCTCGCGATCGGCTACGACGCGAGCTTCACGCACCAGGTCGCCGACTTCATCCAGGGGCTCGAGACCGGCACCCCGGCCGCCCCGACCTTCCGCGACGCGCTGGAGACGCAGGCGGTGCTGGACGCCGTCCTCGAATCGGCCCGGAGCGAGAAGTGGGTGACCGTGGCGAAGGACTGA
- a CDS encoding Uma2 family endonuclease, with product MSTTQQPPLTLEEYARLPDPDDGIDDLIAGRVVFRPFHSAQHGLVCGSSCGVLGEYRSRVGIGSASLRCGFVIARDPATVTGPDASFWRDRTGVPLVHGWPTRPPEAAFEVVDRNEAYSDVMRRVRLLIEFGVGVLWLVDPLLQFVTEFRGPAVKTFESSDTLDGGEVLPGFSCKVADLCA from the coding sequence ATGTCCACCACTCAACAACCGCCGTTGACGCTTGAGGAGTACGCCCGGTTGCCCGACCCGGACGACGGTATCGACGACCTCATTGCCGGTCGAGTGGTGTTCCGCCCGTTCCACTCCGCCCAACACGGTCTGGTGTGCGGAAGCAGCTGCGGCGTGCTGGGCGAATACCGCTCGCGGGTGGGGATCGGATCCGCGTCCCTGCGCTGCGGGTTCGTGATCGCCCGCGACCCGGCCACGGTGACAGGCCCGGACGCATCGTTCTGGCGCGATCGGACCGGCGTGCCGCTTGTGCACGGCTGGCCGACCCGACCGCCGGAAGCGGCGTTTGAAGTGGTCGATCGGAACGAGGCGTACTCCGACGTGATGCGCCGCGTGAGGCTTCTGATCGAGTTCGGCGTTGGAGTGTTGTGGCTCGTCGATCCGCTCTTGCAATTCGTCACAGAGTTCCGTGGCCCAGCCGTCAAGACGTTCGAGAGTTCCGACACCCTCGACGGCGGGGAGGTGCTGCCTGGCTTCTCGTGCAAGGTGGCCGATTTGTGCGCGTGA
- a CDS encoding glycosyltransferase, with the protein MNLVHLTASTFFGGPERQMLGLALALPDAVRTTFATFPEGGRGGAFLDEVRAHGFATAPLKNDFPKLVATVREITELLRATACDVLICHGYKAHLLGRLAARSVGVPAVAVSRGWTAETRNVKLYEWIDRRHLRFMDHVVCVSEGQADKVRKWCRVPAGRLSVIRNSARLGAFENADPGARARLLGFFPSGTPVSRIVLSAGRFSPEKGFGVLVEAAATVCADPTAGVVMFGEGALRGDLERRIADLGLSGRVVLPGFRSDLDALIGGADVVVLPSYTEGLPNVALEASAAGVPVVATAVGGTPEAVADGTSGFLVPPGQPAAIANKVGELLRDPALRARFGAAGRDRMREQFTFRAQAAAYLKLLNTLRPTPVEVAA; encoded by the coding sequence ATGAACCTCGTCCATCTCACCGCCAGTACGTTCTTCGGCGGCCCGGAGCGGCAGATGCTCGGGCTGGCCCTCGCCCTGCCCGACGCCGTCCGCACCACGTTCGCCACCTTCCCCGAGGGCGGCCGCGGCGGCGCGTTCCTGGACGAAGTGCGGGCGCACGGCTTCGCCACCGCCCCGCTCAAGAACGACTTCCCGAAACTGGTCGCCACCGTTCGCGAAATCACGGAACTGCTCCGCGCCACCGCGTGCGACGTCCTGATCTGCCACGGCTACAAGGCCCACTTACTCGGCCGCCTCGCGGCCCGGAGCGTCGGCGTGCCCGCCGTCGCCGTGTCCCGCGGGTGGACCGCCGAGACGCGCAACGTGAAGCTCTACGAGTGGATCGACCGCCGGCACCTGCGGTTCATGGACCACGTCGTGTGCGTGTCCGAGGGGCAGGCCGACAAGGTGCGGAAGTGGTGCCGCGTCCCGGCGGGCCGCCTGAGCGTGATCCGGAACAGCGCCCGGCTCGGCGCGTTCGAGAACGCCGACCCGGGCGCCCGCGCCCGCCTGCTCGGCTTCTTCCCGAGCGGCACCCCGGTGTCGCGGATCGTGCTGAGCGCCGGCCGGTTCAGCCCCGAAAAGGGCTTCGGCGTGCTCGTCGAGGCCGCCGCCACGGTCTGCGCCGACCCGACCGCGGGCGTCGTGATGTTCGGCGAAGGCGCCCTTCGGGGCGACCTCGAGCGGCGGATCGCGGACTTGGGGCTGAGCGGGCGCGTGGTGCTGCCGGGCTTCCGCTCCGATCTGGACGCACTCATCGGCGGCGCGGACGTGGTCGTGCTGCCGTCGTACACGGAAGGGCTGCCGAACGTGGCGCTCGAGGCGAGCGCGGCCGGCGTGCCGGTCGTCGCCACCGCCGTCGGCGGGACGCCCGAAGCCGTCGCGGACGGCACCAGTGGGTTCCTCGTGCCACCGGGGCAGCCCGCGGCGATTGCGAACAAAGTGGGCGAACTGCTCCGCGACCCGGCCCTACGGGCGCGCTTCGGCGCCGCCGGCCGCGACCGGATGCGCGAACAGTTCACCTTCCGGGCACAAGCGGCGGCGTATCTCAAGCTCCTTAACACCTTACGTCCCACACCTGTTGAAGTCGCCGCTTGA
- a CDS encoding glycosyltransferase → MSALLAPRPTFSAPRSAPAPVRVCFLIDRLSRAGTESQLLALVRELDRARVRPSLVLLDGEDDLSRALEPVDCPVIRLGVRKLFSPKAVTAANRLRAFWRDERPDVLQTYFLDAAYFGAPLAKACGVKTVLRVRNNLGYWLTPRHRVMGRLVRPFVDATLTNTAAGKAQLVARDGLRANRVVVLENGVDTNRFKRFMLPDTSKKVVRVGCVANLRPVKNIDGLMRTAKAALERFPRLVFEVAGDGEQRAELERLHADLGLGDRFVLRGSVADVPNFLRRMDVAVLPSHSEGMSNALLEYMAAGRAVIATDVGANARLLDGGRCGLVVPPGDGAAIVDAIGALLANPLRAAGYGAAARRRVDAEFSRAAMTKRFEDYYTDLARK, encoded by the coding sequence ATGTCCGCACTGCTCGCTCCCCGTCCGACGTTTTCTGCGCCCCGCTCGGCCCCCGCTCCGGTGCGCGTCTGCTTCCTGATCGACCGCCTCAGCCGGGCGGGCACCGAGAGCCAACTGCTCGCCCTCGTTCGCGAACTGGACCGCGCGCGGGTCCGCCCGTCGCTCGTGCTGCTCGACGGTGAGGACGACCTGTCCCGCGCCCTCGAGCCCGTCGATTGTCCGGTGATCCGGCTCGGCGTGCGGAAGCTGTTCAGCCCGAAGGCCGTCACCGCGGCGAACCGGCTCCGGGCGTTCTGGCGCGACGAGCGCCCGGACGTGCTCCAAACGTACTTCCTCGACGCCGCGTACTTCGGCGCACCGCTGGCGAAAGCGTGTGGCGTGAAGACGGTGCTCCGCGTCCGCAACAACCTGGGCTACTGGCTCACCCCGCGGCACCGCGTCATGGGCCGGCTGGTGCGGCCGTTCGTGGACGCGACGTTGACCAACACGGCCGCGGGCAAGGCCCAGCTCGTCGCCCGCGACGGGCTCCGGGCGAACCGCGTGGTGGTGCTGGAGAACGGCGTCGATACGAACCGGTTCAAGCGGTTCATGCTGCCGGACACGTCGAAGAAGGTGGTGCGCGTCGGGTGCGTCGCGAACCTGCGGCCGGTGAAGAACATCGACGGGCTGATGCGCACCGCGAAGGCCGCGCTCGAGCGCTTCCCGCGCCTGGTGTTCGAGGTGGCCGGCGACGGCGAGCAGCGCGCGGAACTGGAGCGCCTGCACGCCGACCTGGGCCTCGGCGACCGCTTCGTGCTCCGCGGCTCCGTGGCCGACGTGCCGAACTTCCTGCGGCGGATGGACGTTGCGGTGCTGCCGTCGCACTCGGAGGGGATGTCGAACGCGCTCCTGGAGTACATGGCCGCCGGGCGGGCGGTGATCGCCACCGACGTGGGCGCGAACGCGCGGCTGCTCGACGGCGGCCGGTGCGGCCTGGTCGTGCCGCCGGGCGACGGCGCGGCGATCGTGGACGCGATCGGCGCGCTGCTCGCGAACCCGCTCCGCGCCGCCGGTTACGGCGCCGCGGCCCGGCGCCGCGTGGACGCCGAGTTCAGCCGCGCCGCCATGACCAAGCGGTTCGAGGACTACTACACGGACCTCGCGAGGAAGTAG
- a CDS encoding HAD family hydrolase, giving the protein MNTPPWTPPAGTAGLIFDCDGTLADTMPAHYKAWLAMLGRFGIPFPEPRFYAMGGMPTASIIRVLAGEVGVVVTDVDAMVLEKERTFLTFLDAVTPIEPVVTIAATHRGKLPIAVASGGYRDTITRTLDQLGIRNWFDAMVTAEDTPRHKPDPDVFLEAAKRLDVEATKCVVFEDTDIGLEAARRAGMVGIDVRPWVRK; this is encoded by the coding sequence ATGAACACACCACCCTGGACGCCGCCGGCGGGCACCGCCGGCCTCATCTTCGATTGCGACGGCACCCTCGCGGACACCATGCCGGCCCACTATAAGGCGTGGCTCGCGATGCTCGGCCGGTTCGGCATCCCGTTCCCGGAACCGCGGTTCTACGCGATGGGCGGGATGCCCACCGCCAGCATCATCCGGGTCCTCGCCGGCGAAGTCGGCGTGGTCGTGACCGACGTGGACGCGATGGTGCTGGAGAAGGAGCGGACCTTTCTCACCTTCCTCGACGCGGTGACGCCGATCGAACCGGTCGTGACCATCGCCGCGACGCACCGCGGCAAGCTGCCCATCGCGGTCGCCAGCGGGGGGTACCGCGACACCATTACTCGCACGCTGGACCAGCTCGGCATCCGCAACTGGTTCGACGCGATGGTGACCGCCGAAGACACGCCGCGGCACAAGCCGGACCCCGACGTGTTCCTCGAAGCGGCGAAGCGTTTGGACGTGGAAGCGACGAAGTGCGTGGTGTTCGAGGACACCGACATCGGACTCGAAGCCGCCCGCCGCGCCGGAATGGTCGGCATCGACGTGCGACCGTGGGTAAGAAAGTAG
- a CDS encoding Uma2 family endonuclease — MSTTATPKLMTAEEFLALPEDGVERWLIRGELREKRDTDMTRRNKPHSITEARLATRLGAWLATQPEPRGEVVCGEAGFILRRDPNTTAGVDVAVITAAQADQATDTTMIEGPPILIAEVLSPHDTQEEVADRVNEYLACGTPVVWVVSTYFRTVTVHRSGAAPVALDARDTLTGDPELPGFSCPVADLFR, encoded by the coding sequence ATGAGTACGACTGCGACTCCGAAACTGATGACCGCGGAAGAGTTCCTGGCGCTGCCCGAGGACGGCGTCGAGCGGTGGCTGATTCGCGGCGAACTCCGGGAGAAGCGGGACACCGACATGACCCGACGCAACAAGCCGCACAGCATCACCGAGGCCCGGCTTGCCACCCGTCTCGGCGCGTGGCTCGCCACGCAGCCCGAACCACGCGGTGAGGTGGTTTGCGGAGAGGCCGGCTTCATCTTGCGGCGCGACCCCAACACCACCGCCGGTGTGGACGTCGCCGTGATCACGGCCGCTCAGGCCGATCAGGCGACCGACACCACCATGATTGAAGGCCCACCCATCCTCATCGCCGAAGTGCTGTCGCCCCACGACACCCAAGAGGAAGTTGCCGATCGGGTCAACGAATATCTCGCCTGCGGCACCCCCGTTGTATGGGTTGTGAGTACGTACTTCCGCACCGTCACGGTTCACCGATCGGGGGCCGCCCCGGTCGCGCTGGACGCCCGCGACACCCTCACCGGTGACCCCGAATTGCCCGGCTTCTCGTGCCCCGTCGCCGACCTGTTCCGCTGA
- a CDS encoding sigma-70 family RNA polymerase sigma factor: MWPNREETDRLLDGARNGEPGAVDKLLHEFRDPLRKVIGLRLDPAVARRVDASDIVQDVLVEANQRLVEYLKKPDMPFHLWLRHLAQDRIIDTHRRHRLAQRRSVDREQPIARPAWADESSVSLVAQLIDTERTPTSEAIRIELQRRLNAAIDQLSDDDREIVLMRHHEGLSNQEVARALDLTEAAASMRYLRALRRLRTVLVPDGQEPPDGV; the protein is encoded by the coding sequence ATGTGGCCCAACCGCGAAGAAACCGACCGGCTGCTCGACGGCGCGCGGAACGGCGAGCCGGGCGCCGTGGACAAACTGCTCCACGAGTTCCGCGACCCGCTCCGCAAGGTCATCGGCCTGCGCCTCGACCCGGCCGTCGCGCGCCGCGTGGACGCCTCCGACATCGTGCAGGACGTGCTCGTCGAGGCGAACCAGCGGCTCGTCGAGTACCTGAAGAAGCCGGACATGCCGTTCCACCTGTGGCTGCGGCACCTGGCCCAGGACCGCATCATCGACACGCACCGCCGGCACCGGCTGGCGCAGCGGCGGAGCGTGGACCGCGAGCAGCCGATCGCGCGGCCCGCGTGGGCGGACGAGTCGAGCGTGTCGCTCGTCGCGCAGCTCATCGACACCGAGCGCACGCCCACGTCGGAAGCCATCCGCATCGAGCTCCAGCGCCGGCTGAACGCCGCCATCGACCAGCTCTCCGACGACGACCGCGAGATCGTCCTCATGCGGCACCACGAGGGGCTCTCCAACCAGGAGGTGGCCCGCGCCCTGGACCTGACGGAGGCCGCCGCGTCCATGCGGTACCTGCGGGCGCTGCGCCGGCTGCGCACCGTGCTGGTGCCGGACGGTCAGGAGCCGCCCGATGGCGTTTGA
- a CDS encoding serine/threonine-protein kinase, which produces METDHDEQLAALIERLAGEQRAGGAADIEAAARAHPALADELRELWAVAQFAYMARPAVPQTAPFVPKGPFTPSYAGDPTTQGTSAALPRDFGDFELLEEIGRGGMGVVYRARQKSLDRIVAVKMVREAHLATEADRARFRTEANAAAQLKHPNIVTVYEVGTAGGQAYLCMEHVGGQTLAEKVRADGPLPPRDAARLVAVIARAVEHAHAEGIIHRDLKPSNILLQVGSGQWAVGSKNSGTESSLSTAHYPLPAPTPKVSDFGLAKRIDNSESLTRTGAVVGTPSYMSPEQAAGRKELTPAADVYALGAILYELLTGRPPFQAAHPVDTLLLVLEQEPVPPRYLNRTVDRELELICLKCLQKPAEMRYPTAAALATDLEAYAAGQPVAAAPSGLRFFFARLFRETHHADILENWGKLWMWHSAMIFLLCLLTQVMKWRDLDGHVWYMSVWSVGLVTWGGVLWQLRKAAGPVLFVERQIAHAWAAGVCASIAMFWIEWLIPLPALTLSPAVAVAAGMVMVFTAGILSGRFYIWAAANFAASIVMPLVPQGSILLFGAVSALSFFVPGLKYYRQRKQRGIGERPA; this is translated from the coding sequence ATGGAAACCGATCACGACGAGCAGTTGGCGGCCCTCATCGAGCGCCTCGCCGGGGAGCAGCGGGCCGGGGGCGCTGCGGACATCGAGGCGGCGGCGCGCGCCCACCCGGCCCTCGCCGACGAACTGCGCGAGCTGTGGGCGGTCGCGCAGTTCGCGTACATGGCCCGCCCGGCCGTTCCGCAGACGGCCCCGTTCGTACCCAAGGGGCCGTTCACGCCGTCCTACGCGGGTGACCCCACCACACAGGGCACTTCGGCCGCGCTGCCGCGCGATTTCGGCGACTTCGAGTTGCTCGAGGAGATCGGCCGGGGCGGGATGGGGGTCGTCTATCGGGCGCGGCAGAAGAGCTTGGACCGTATCGTCGCGGTGAAGATGGTGCGCGAGGCGCACCTCGCGACCGAGGCCGACCGCGCCCGCTTCCGGACCGAGGCCAACGCCGCCGCGCAGCTCAAGCACCCGAACATCGTGACCGTGTACGAGGTCGGTACGGCCGGCGGGCAGGCGTACCTGTGTATGGAGCACGTCGGCGGGCAGACGCTCGCGGAGAAGGTCCGCGCCGACGGGCCGCTCCCGCCCCGCGACGCCGCCCGGCTCGTCGCCGTGATCGCCCGCGCCGTCGAGCACGCCCACGCGGAAGGGATCATCCACCGGGATCTGAAGCCGAGCAACATTCTGTTGCAAGTGGGCAGTGGGCAGTGGGCAGTGGGCAGCAAAAACTCTGGTACGGAATCTTCACTGTCCACAGCCCACTATCCACTGCCCGCTCCGACACCGAAGGTGTCGGACTTCGGGCTCGCAAAGCGAATCGACAACTCCGAGAGCCTGACGCGGACCGGGGCGGTGGTGGGCACCCCGAGCTACATGTCGCCGGAACAGGCGGCGGGGCGGAAGGAACTCACGCCCGCGGCCGACGTGTACGCGCTGGGCGCGATCCTGTACGAACTGCTCACGGGCCGCCCGCCGTTCCAGGCGGCGCACCCGGTCGATACGCTCCTGCTGGTGCTCGAACAGGAGCCGGTGCCGCCCCGGTACCTGAACCGCACGGTGGACCGCGAACTCGAACTCATCTGCCTGAAGTGCCTCCAGAAGCCCGCGGAGATGCGCTACCCGACGGCCGCGGCGCTGGCGACCGACCTCGAGGCCTACGCGGCCGGTCAGCCGGTGGCGGCGGCGCCGAGCGGCCTGCGGTTCTTCTTCGCCCGCCTGTTCCGCGAGACGCACCACGCCGACATTCTGGAGAACTGGGGCAAGCTGTGGATGTGGCACAGTGCGATGATCTTCCTGCTGTGTCTGCTGACGCAGGTGATGAAGTGGCGCGACCTGGACGGGCACGTCTGGTACATGAGCGTGTGGTCGGTGGGACTGGTGACGTGGGGCGGGGTGCTGTGGCAGCTCCGCAAGGCGGCCGGGCCGGTGCTGTTCGTGGAGCGGCAGATCGCGCACGCCTGGGCCGCCGGCGTGTGCGCCAGCATCGCGATGTTCTGGATCGAGTGGCTGATCCCGCTGCCGGCGCTGACGCTCTCGCCGGCGGTGGCGGTCGCGGCCGGGATGGTGATGGTGTTCACGGCGGGCATCCTGTCCGGCCGGTTCTACATCTGGGCGGCGGCGAACTTCGCGGCCTCGATCGTGATGCCGCTGGTGCCGCAGGGGAGCATCCTGCTGTTCGGGGCGGTGTCGGCGCTGTCGTTCTTCGTGCCGGGGCTGAAGTACTACCGCCAGCGGAAGCAGCGGGGCATCGGCGAGCGGCCGGCGTGA
- a CDS encoding DUF1559 family PulG-like putative transporter — protein sequence MPRRSLWLPLGALFACLVILAGCKKKRVDTDSDDAPPAPAPGAVPAAVSTDAFVFAHVDVKSIRTGALFGEIKQTAEKAGEWDKFEDETLQNAGIKPTSIDAVTAFVFDVPNRGPSKSLVIVTANQAFNKAPMLREAANKMPDARGFYEVQKGELLHFPDDKTLVYVHADLAQKYLDGYAKNRSGWPLSADTTRAAAGHTAFVVVNMDKLPADARRAPDAKQLGALLTAKKVVVTADLKGKELSATVRGTFPDAATAGTAKDMVTGYVGIASAFIAQAAGGKGTPETAAFLPAITEGQRALKAAKVEVSGPDVVVTASYKADFDVGRIVADLVKQGRENGPKALAQNHLKQIGLALHSYHDANQRLLVHGTGANGTAIRNLTEKPLLSWRVAILPYIEQDNLYKQFKQNEPWDGPNNKKLIDKMPQIFAPVGKNPVRNGYTHLQMVVGPNAMQPMGALLNITDGTSNTLAVVEAAEPVIWTKPDDVMLLAKLAPGELKKKFGGLFPGGFYAVMWDGTVRFVKDTVSERTLGLALNPADGQPLGADW from the coding sequence ATGCCCCGCCGGTCGTTATGGCTGCCGCTCGGAGCCCTGTTCGCGTGTCTCGTGATCCTCGCTGGCTGCAAGAAGAAACGCGTCGATACCGACAGCGACGACGCCCCCCCCGCCCCCGCGCCCGGTGCGGTCCCGGCGGCCGTCAGCACCGATGCCTTCGTCTTCGCTCACGTGGACGTGAAGAGCATCCGGACCGGCGCCCTGTTCGGCGAGATCAAGCAGACGGCGGAAAAGGCCGGCGAGTGGGACAAGTTCGAAGACGAGACCCTCCAGAACGCCGGGATCAAGCCGACGAGCATCGACGCCGTCACCGCGTTCGTCTTCGACGTCCCGAACCGGGGGCCGTCGAAGTCGCTGGTGATCGTCACGGCCAACCAGGCGTTCAACAAGGCGCCCATGCTCCGGGAGGCGGCCAACAAAATGCCGGACGCCCGCGGGTTCTACGAGGTGCAGAAGGGCGAACTGCTCCACTTCCCCGACGACAAGACACTCGTGTACGTCCACGCGGACCTGGCGCAAAAGTACCTCGACGGGTACGCCAAGAACCGGTCCGGCTGGCCGCTGAGCGCGGACACCACGCGGGCCGCCGCCGGCCACACGGCGTTCGTGGTCGTGAACATGGACAAGCTGCCGGCCGACGCGCGGCGCGCCCCCGACGCGAAGCAACTCGGCGCGCTGCTCACGGCCAAGAAGGTCGTCGTGACGGCCGACCTGAAGGGCAAGGAGCTGAGCGCCACGGTGCGGGGCACGTTCCCGGACGCCGCCACGGCCGGTACGGCGAAGGACATGGTCACGGGGTACGTCGGGATCGCGTCGGCGTTCATCGCTCAAGCCGCGGGCGGCAAGGGCACGCCGGAAACGGCGGCGTTCCTGCCGGCGATCACGGAGGGCCAGCGGGCGCTGAAGGCGGCGAAGGTCGAAGTGTCCGGCCCGGACGTGGTCGTCACGGCCAGTTACAAGGCGGATTTTGACGTGGGGCGGATCGTCGCCGACCTCGTGAAGCAGGGGCGCGAGAACGGCCCGAAGGCCCTCGCCCAGAACCACCTGAAACAGATCGGGCTCGCTCTCCACAGCTACCACGACGCCAATCAGCGGCTCCTGGTCCACGGGACCGGGGCCAACGGGACCGCGATCCGGAACCTGACCGAGAAACCGCTGTTGAGCTGGCGCGTGGCGATCCTGCCGTACATCGAGCAGGACAACCTGTACAAGCAGTTCAAGCAGAACGAACCGTGGGACGGCCCGAACAACAAGAAGCTCATCGACAAAATGCCGCAGATCTTCGCGCCGGTCGGCAAAAACCCCGTCCGGAACGGGTACACGCACCTCCAGATGGTCGTCGGTCCGAACGCGATGCAGCCGATGGGCGCGCTCCTCAACATCACCGACGGGACGTCGAACACGCTCGCGGTGGTCGAGGCCGCCGAGCCGGTCATCTGGACCAAGCCCGACGACGTCATGCTGCTGGCCAAGCTGGCCCCGGGCGAGTTGAAGAAGAAGTTCGGCGGCCTGTTCCCGGGCGGGTTCTACGCCGTGATGTGGGACGGTACGGTCCGGTTCGTGAAGGACACGGTGAGCGAGCGGACGCTCGGTCTGGCGCTCAACCCGGCCGACGGTCAGCCGCTCGGAGCGGACTGGTGA